The genomic DNA TACAGAANNNNNNNNNNNNNNNNNNNNNNNNNNNNNNNNNNNNNNNNNNNNNNNNNNNNNNNNNNNNNNNNNNNNNNNNNNNNNNNNNNNNNNNNNNNNNNNNNNNNNNNNNNNNNNNNNNNNNNNNNNNNNNNNNNNNNNNNNNNNNNNNNNNNNNNNNNNNNNNNNNNNNNNNNNNNNNNNNNNNNNNNNNNNNNNNNNNNNNNNNNNNNNNNNNNNNNNNNNNNNNNNNNNNNNNNNNNNNNNNNNNNNNNNNNNNNNNNNNNNNGACGTGTTCCTGAATTTCCGAGGGGATGAGATTCGCAAAACTATTGTGAGCCATCTTGTCAGCTCGTTGAAGACCAAATACATCTCAACTTTCATAGCCTCTGAGCCTTTCGAGGACCTGGATCATGAGGCTATGGAACAGTCGCTAGTTGCGATCCCCGTGATATCAAAGCACTACGTGATTTCTGACTTCTGGATGGATGACCTCAGAAAGTTAATAGAGTGTGAGAAGATAGGAACTCTGACAACAATTCCTATATTCTTCCAAGTTAATCCTTTGGATATCTTAAGTCACGCAGTAGGAAAATACGCGGACACGCAGAGTGAGACCTTGGAGATGGTGCGGAAGTGGTTGTATGCTCAGGTGTCTCGCAAACCTAGCTTCAATTCCAATGATTGGTACACtgtttgcttctttcttttttattttattttttagtgcAAACACTGtttgctactttttttttgttttaatcttcttATCGTTTCCTTTTCGGGTAGAATTGCTAATATCGTTTCCTTTTCGGGTTACTGAGCAAAATACTGTTTTGGTGTGATATATTAAGGGTAATTATGTAGTTGACTAGTTGTTAGGAGAGTTCATGATCTCAAGACTTAGTatacatttaaacaaaaaaaagactttatTTTACATGATAGGGAGGACGACTCAGAGCTTGTGGATAGCATTACTAGTTTCGCTTCTAATATCCTGACATCTTCCACATCAAGCTATCATAGTACTGGTTTAAGCCCGGCTAGGAGTTTGAAGCTAGAGAGTGCATACAGCCCTTTAAATTACAGAATCCCTGACAAGTTTAAATTTCAGACATGGCATTTTTCTCCCACCTTACTCCGAGGACATTTTAAACTATTCTCGTTGCCCCTGCTCAGTCCCCAAACCCATCTGGGGATGAAGCGTCGCCTGAAAGAGCTGCGTTCTGTAACATTGCACACAGATTCTACAGTAATTGGTATTTGTGGAACGGAAGGAGTTGGGAAGACAACTCTTGCCAAGCACCTTTACGAGGAGATGTCACCACGATTTCAgcaccatatatatatgaagaataaCATCAACAAGTTGCAGAGTATACTAGATATGCTAAATAGTGAAGTTTTTACGGGGAGCTCTGATAATGCCATCAAGGAAATGATGGGGAACCGGAAGGTTCTGCTTGTTGTTGATGGTGTAAATGACATGAAGCAGCTAAAAGGTATAACCAAAGACGCGAGTTGGTTTGGTCCAGGAAGTCGGGTCATTGTAATCACACAAGAGAGGTCTTTGCTAACTGAATGTGGAGTGAAACAAATCTACGAGGTTGAGTGTCCTAGATACGAGGAAGCTCTTGCTTTCTTCTCAGAGATTGCTTTCAAGCAGAGCAACCCTCTCCCTGGTTTTGAAGGTCTCTCCTTTCGGGCTGTTCATGTCGCTAATCGTCTTCCTCTGGCCCTCAAACTGTTGGGATCGTTCCTACGCGATAGGGAAAAAGATGTATGGATAAGTACATTGCGTACCCTCGACGCATCTCGTGATAACTACGCTTCAGAGATTAATAGGTACATTGGAGCAGATGACTATGCACCGAGACGTCCGATCAAAGTGGATCGACACATTGGAGTAGATGAAGCAAACTCTTTCCCGTTATATTGCTTGGCTCTGGAATGATCAGTGGGCATGTTCATAAGTCTACTTCAGTTGGATTTGTTTGAAAAGAATGTTGTGAAAACCCTGGTTGAATAAGACGAACAAGGACATATGTTCGTCACTAAACTCTTTTGTATATTTATCGTTTATTATGTGTGTAcgtttgtgtgtgtttactgttttatttcattttgtgtgtaATGATGGGTAGATTCAGATAAGTCTCGTCAACACTCGTTGGACTCAGAAGGCACTAGTACTTTCAAGCTTGGAAAAACAAATTGAACCAAAAGATAAAGTCTTCTGACAGGAGATTAGGAGGAATAGGACGGCACTTTTACAAGTGGAGATCGAGGTAAACAGTGTGAGGAATGATATACATCTGAACATCCCTAAGTAGAATGGCAGGGTGGAAAGAATAATTGTATATCTACcgagaaaaaatgatttttaggTGATGCGGTGCCAGAGTATCCAGTAATGTAAGTGGCAAGGGCCCATGTAACTTGGAGATGTCAACATAGCATTTGCACAAGGTTTTATACTTCTATTCGAGAAATTGTGCCAGCAAAAAGATCGTTTTTTCAATCAAGaggtatacaaaaaaaactacagaATAGAGAAAACGcagaccgaccttttttttccaattacaAAGTTAAGCGTTCGCAGACAGCTactgacaaacaaacaaacaaaccaaccaaCAACACCCACAGACTTGTAGGagatcaaataaataaaataaacaaaagggtTAAATGATAAGTTGAGAACAATATCACAAGAACAAACAAATGCAGAATCGAGTTACCAGATTTATTGGGAGTGTTTTTGCCAATCATGCAACACAATTTACTAGTATGACCTTTTTCATCTATCAGAGTTAAGGGCTTTGGAGATCCATTCTGATTCTGTGACTTGAGTTCCCGAATCAACCTTTGGAACAGAGACAACGGAGTCACAGAAAACTGTCATTACCTAAAGGGATAGCCGACAAGTTCGGTTCATGTATGAAGAAAAGAGTTGAAGAGTTGATTCATAATCACAGCACGCATATATCATATTCTTTGCATACAAaagtcaaaccaaaaaaaacagtttCTGAGACGAGTTTTATTAGAAATACAAACCTTGTGTTGTGAGGGTGATGTTGAAATTTCTATGTTAAGAGACTGACCTTCTTTCTCTGTGTCTCTGATAGTTGCTGTTTATCAAGGTAAGCCACTTTCTTGGCTTTCATCATACTTCCTATAATCAATACGAGAAATTAAGGCAAAATAATTCCACATATGTAGCTGCACCTATTACCACGAAGGCACGAGAGTCTCACCAGTTCAACGATATTGACAACAAGGGTATTCCAGAACTCAAAGGCTCTCTGGCTCCAGCAACTGCACCTGAATAGAACCTGGAGAATTCTCAAAAATTAGGAAAACAGAATAGACGGGCAGACAAGACAGAAACACttacattatatttatttttcacagcTTGATCACAGATTGATTCCACTAATTACATGAAGAACATAAATAGACAAAAGATACAGAAATTACGAAATACCAAAATATCACATAGTCATATGATTGAGATGATCAAAATGCTAACCAGTATTAGTTTTGACCAAACAAAGAGCACCCTGATAATCCGAATACATTCCACACTTATCGTTTCCACTCCATATTATATAGAAAAGATACTGGcgaaagaaaaaggtaaaagaaaatCTACACTTTCCAAACGAGTTGAAAAACATTTTTCGTCTATTTCCCCCTCTGTGGATGGGTTTCCAAGAGAAGTCAGTTTTTTCACAGCTCTGGGGAGCTTCAATATGATTAGCCGCCCTCCACTGAGTCCACATTCTGAATGGACAGTCTTTTCTGTTTTTCGCTAGGCGAGCACATCCTATTCAAAAGTATGGATCCGAAGATTTGTTAAGCAGTCACAATGCGATAAATCTAATTTAAAGCAGCCTTTCAGTATCAACTCCTTAAATAGTGTGGCCCTTGTAAGATCTGGAAGACTGAAACTTTGGTCAAATTGTTAAAGTCTGTACATCTAGTCTCCACAACTGACAGATTCCCTGAATATAAGAAAAACACAGAAGACGGTGAAACCTCAGAGAAAGTTCTAAGAAGTTAGTTATTAAGATACCTGTCCTAGTctaattgataaaattttacatCAACAATGCAACATGTGTTCAAGGCAACTGAACTTAACTTTAAAAAGTACATATAACCAAGCTGAATTTTGACTGACCTATTAAGATTTTCTAAAGGTTCTTCAACTTTCCAAATTTGAAGAGAATCGACaggtctttgttttttgtttttggttatcttGTCTGTTTGGTCATCTTCCCAAATCAAGCTAAATCCACATGATTTTAGCTCCGCAGGGGGAGACTTAAACTCCTCTGAGAATTGCAAATCGGATTGGATGCcaaacttgttgattttgtcGCTGAAGTTTTTTAACCCTCGGATGATAACCAGGTGATCTGATttaacagcttcttcttcatcttcagtaCTATGAAAACTACTTTCCCGGCAATGAAAGAAATCTGGTTTAAGGTACAAATAAAAGTACCTTTCATATCCCCAGTCCCAGTCATAAGAAAATGGCGAGAATCGTATATGGAAGGGCTTCTTGCAAGAAAGCATGATACACCCATCAAAACCCAGCATTTTCGGGGATGGCCAAATATGGGGTAAGCCAATCGTTAGGGACTTTCCTGTCTTAATCTTGTCGAAGTAACTGGGCACCTCGGTTCCAGGAAAGAAAGCAAATCTCAGTGACTCCTATTCCACgacaataacaacaaccaaaaaaggaaagagaattaTCAAGTTCATGGTGTCTGCAGATGGAGGAGTGGGAGAAAAAGCTGAGAAcatacctctttgttttctcccTCGTTAAGAAACTGAGTGATTAAATGTTCATCCTGCTTTAAGCAGAAGCAATGGCTTAGATCAAGGTGCTTTACAGAATGGTTCAAAGGAAGGGAAATCGTTTCCAGGGATTCACAGCCATGTGCGTAGAGATATTTGAGGCACAATGGGACTCTTTCTATCGATTTGAGTTTCTTGCACTTATTGAGGCAGAGAGTTCCCAGAGAGAAAAGACCTCCGATACTTGATGGCAATGTCTCGAAGTCATTCCTGCTAAGATCTACATATGATAGCTTAATATATTGTCCAAACTTATCTGAAATTGATTGAATGGTCTTGCAGTCGTCAACCCAAAGCTCCAGCAACTGGAATCTGCCCCAATCTTGTTCAGCATGAGATATTTTGAACACTGATTGG from Camelina sativa cultivar DH55 chromosome 7, Cs, whole genome shotgun sequence includes the following:
- the LOC104701975 gene encoding disease resistance protein RLM3-like is translated as MTHDVFLNFRGDEIRKTIVSHLVSSLKTKYISTFIASEPFEDLDHEAMEQSLVAIPVISKHYVISDFWMDDLRKLIECEKIGTLTTIPIFFQVNPLDILSHAVGKYADTQSETLEMVRKWLYAQVSRKPSFNSNDWEDDSELVDNITSFASNILTSSTSSYHSTGLSPARSLKLESAYSPLNYRIPDKFKFQTWHFSPTLLRGHFKLFSLPLLSPQTHLGMKRRLKELRSVTLHTDSTVIGICGTEGVGKTTLAKHLYEEMSPRFQHHIYMKNNINKLQSILDMLNSEVFTGSSDNAIKEMMGNRKVLLVVDGVNDMKQLKGITKDASWFGPGSRVIVITQERSLLTECGVKQIYEVECPRYEEALAFFSEIAFKQSNPLPGFEGLSFRAVHVANRLPLALKLLGSFLRDREKDVWISTLRTLDASRDNYASEINRYIGADDYAPRRPIKVDRHIGVDEANSFPLYCLALE